A window from Athalia rosae chromosome 5, iyAthRosa1.1, whole genome shotgun sequence encodes these proteins:
- the LOC105690841 gene encoding putative nuclease HARBI1, with protein MPVTQEHYKMLNVLWFGYLYLKLRKKRRVRSIGVRNIFKGRIQHGDGHNLFEELRIGDAYMFFTYTRMNGERFEYLLAMVGPLIIKRKMYTVITPAQRLAMTLRFLAAGDSQDSLSFAYRCAQSTVSCILKETTQVVIAVLKRLYLAPPTSEEEWRNVASGFWNEWQFPHCIGAIDGKHIQIQAPQTSQSIFFNYKKTFSIVLLAICDAHYNFLMVDIGAEGSQSDGGIFQSSELGQHLEGKTLGINSFGILSARWRIFRHPICASLENTESIVESAICLHNFIMKTAGRKLQQEYCPPNFIDIELPGCNLVEGEWRDILAGENGAIIEGPRLGARNAAVRTVKYRNALRDFVNEQGAVPWQNNIVQIRQGLIL; from the exons ATGCCTGTCACACAAGAGCACTACAAAATGTTGAATGTTCTTTGGTTTGGATATTTGTATCTTAAGCTAAGAAAAAAGAGGCGCGTAAGATCGATCGGAGTTCGTAACATTTTTAAGGGTAGGATTCAGCATGGGGATGGGCACAACCTCTTCGAAGAATTACGTATTGGTGACGCCTATATGTTTTTTACGTATACGCGAATGAACGGCGAAAG attcgaataccTGTTAGCTATGGTCGGCCCTCTCATAATCAAACGTAAAATGTATACCGTAATCACCCCGGCTCAAAGACTTGCAATGACTTTGAG GTTTCTGGCAGCTGGTGATAGTCAAGACTCACTCAGCTTCGCATACCGGTGTGCCCAAAGTACGGTTTCATGCATCCTCAAAGAGACCACACAGGTTGTAATCGCGGTTTTAAAGCGACTGTACTTGGCACCACCTACTTCAGAGGAGGAATGGAGAAATGTCGCCAGTGGATTTTGGAACGAGTGGCAGTTCCCTCATTGCATTGGAGCAATCGATGGGAAACATATACAAATTCAGGCCCCACAAACCTCGCAAagcatatttttcaattataagaAAACGTTTAGCATAGTGTTGCTTGCAATCTGTGATgctcattataattttctcatgGTTGATATTGGTGCGGAAGGGTCACAGAGCGATggtggtatttttcaaagctcTGAACTAGGCCAACATCTCGAAGGAAAAACTTTGGGAAT aaattcatttggaaTTCTTTCTGCTCGATGGAGAATCTTCCGGCATCCTATATGTGCGTCGCTGGAGAACACAGAGTCGATAGTTGAGTCCGCCATATGCCTTCACAACTTTATCATGAAAACAGCTGGTCGAAAGCTACAACAAGAATACTGCCCGCCTAATTTCATAGATATTGAGCTACCCGGATGTAATCTCGTTGAAGGAGAATGGCGAGACATTCTAGCAGGAGAAAATGGGGCTATCATTGAAGGTCCTCGCTTGGGAGCACGCAATGCAGCGGTGCGAACTGTCAAATATCGAAACGCACTTAGAGATTTTGTCAATGAGCAAGGTGCTGTGCCATGGCAGAACAACATTGTTCAAATTCGACAGGGGCTAATTTTGTAG
- the LOC125500906 gene encoding uncharacterized protein LOC125500906 isoform X2 yields the protein MRHRKSVTNLSIPPSASFVQLPLSSPTLSVSSFDDEVSTIPSPDNMDSTQDTEDLCFETQSTQYVENVPCRVIASCPPVATIPTLPNLKTTKATAASLPYLGSTGRCKKPKMDDTAEMFRETLVNLNKSMAAPNPPSQQINRSDPDHLIGQSVTASLQSIQNKVLKLRFRKRFRELVQECEEAIFEEV from the exons ATGCGTCATAGAAA ATCCGTAACAAATTTATCAATACCACCTTCTGCATCATTCGTACAACTGCCACTTTCATCACCAACTCTTTCGGTATCTTCTTTCGACGATGAAGTATCAACAATACCATCACCAGACAACATGGATTCTACCCAGGATACGGAAGACCTGTGTTTTGAGACTCAATCCACGCAATATGTGGAAAATGTGCCATGCCGAGTCATTGCTAGTTGTCCTCCCGTAGCAACAATTCCTACCCTACCGAACTTGAAAACAACGAAAGCTACTGCTGCTTCCTTGCCCTATCTAGGCTCGACTGGACGGTGCAAGAAGCCAAAAATGGATGACACTGCAGAAATGTTCAGAGAGACTCTCGTCAATCTCAATAAAAGCATGGCAGCACCCAATCCGCCCTCGCAACAAATTAACAGAAGTGACCCCGATCATTTGATTGGCCAGAGTGTCACGGCAAGTTTGCAGTCAATACAAAATAAAGTTCTGAAGCTGCGATTTAGAAAAAGATTCAGAGAATTGGTTCAGGAGTGTGAAGAGGCGATTTTTGAAGAAGTATGA
- the LOC125500905 gene encoding uncharacterized protein LOC125500905 — MGKIIHSPVVTRSKSQNKTLSSRTGTTYRLKMAHGTSQTVDEQMKQLRRERENMEKQKADLELRMTQFATCQELADQVKMLQREKDQRDRASSSNNIELDIKAPKFSDEDKSNPIEFLRDLERYFNVHNVNDAKQDWVLGSILEGRAKIWYEANKEVCNTYENFRKHFKREFYSVQYQVKAKNRWSSRRYKSQDGELRSYFRRQSEEAKYFEPALSTYEINYAVVQQLPARIRDLLATIDFNNSELIMQSLSNLDISQEGREFDRDKTQNFNRPNQNRNQIQGVISNNYSRQSRFQSRPNNNYNNSNNYGSSYMNPTGHRTYYDTVPQQFILPNTRYPPPVLVRPTNYDNQVASNPNLCQFNNPATNLN, encoded by the exons ATGGGTAAGATTATTCATAGTCCGGTTGTAACTAGGTCCAAATCTCAAAACAAAACATTGTCGTCAAGGACTGGAACAACCTATCGTCTTAAAATGGCGCACGGAACGAGCCAGACGGTGGATGAGCAAATGAAGCAGctcaggagagagagagaaaatatggaGAAGCAAAAAGCGGATCTTGAATTACGCATGACACAATTTGCAACTTGTCAGGAATTAGCTGATCAAGTTAAGATGTTGCAACGTGAAAAAGATCAACGAGATCGAGCTTCGTCAAGTAACAATATAGAG TTAGACATTAAAGCACCAAAATTTTCTGACGAAGATAAAAGTAATcccattgaatttttacgaGATTTGGAGAGATATTTCAACGTTCATAACGTTAATGACGCAAAACAGGATTGGGTTCTCGGGAGTATATTAGAAGGTCGAGCCAAAATATGGTACGAAGCAAATAAAGAAGTATGCAACacttatgaaaatttcaggaaGCATTTTAAACGGGAGTTTTATTCCGTTCAATACCAAGTTAAAGCTAAGAATCGATGGTCGTCTCGTCGTTATAAATCACAAGATGGGGAATTGCGCAGTTACTTTCGTCGACAATCTGAAGAAGCGAAATATTTTGAGCCCGCGTTGTctacgtatgaaataaattatgctGTAGTACAACAACTACCAGCAAGGATTCGAGATTTATTAGCAACCATAGATTTTAACAATAGTGAATTAATAATGCAATCGTTATCTAATCTAGACATATCCCAAGAAGGCAGAGAATTTGATAGAGACAAAACTCAAAATTTTAATAGACCAAATCAGAACAGGAATCAAATACAGGGGGtgatatcaaataattatagtcGACAATCTCGTTTTCAATCACGccctaataataattataataacagtaataattatgGTTCATCCTATATGAATCCCACTGGACACCGTACGTATTATGATACAGTGCCGCAACAGTTTATATTGCCAAACACAAGATATCCACCTCCGGTGCTAGTAAGACCAACAAATTACGATAATCAAGTAGCTAGTAATCCTAACTTATGCCAATTTAATAATCCTGCAACTAATTTAAACTAA
- the LOC125500906 gene encoding uncharacterized protein LOC125500906 isoform X1: protein MYILYNIRMMCKHVYYCGRQNLLIVLILFPLTASVPECTARWNTLRERYAKEKRLQAESRSGAGASQRPVWPYWSALSFLNPYMRHRKSVTNLSIPPSASFVQLPLSSPTLSVSSFDDEVSTIPSPDNMDSTQDTEDLCFETQSTQYVENVPCRVIASCPPVATIPTLPNLKTTKATAASLPYLGSTGRCKKPKMDDTAEMFRETLVNLNKSMAAPNPPSQQINRSDPDHLIGQSVTASLQSIQNKVLKLRFRKRFRELVQECEEAIFEEV, encoded by the exons atgtatattctgtataatatacgcatGATGTGCAAACATGTATATTATTGTGGAAGACAAAATCTGTTGATAGTACTAATATTATTTCCATTGACAGCTAGTGTCCCAGAGTGTACTGCACGTTGGAACACGTTACGAGAGCGATACGCTAAAGAAAAAAGGCTTCAAGCAGAATCGAGGAGTGGAGCAGGAGCTTCTCAAAGGCCAGTGTGGCCCTACTGGAGTGCGCTGTCTTTTCTAAACCCCTACATGCGTCATAGAAA ATCCGTAACAAATTTATCAATACCACCTTCTGCATCATTCGTACAACTGCCACTTTCATCACCAACTCTTTCGGTATCTTCTTTCGACGATGAAGTATCAACAATACCATCACCAGACAACATGGATTCTACCCAGGATACGGAAGACCTGTGTTTTGAGACTCAATCCACGCAATATGTGGAAAATGTGCCATGCCGAGTCATTGCTAGTTGTCCTCCCGTAGCAACAATTCCTACCCTACCGAACTTGAAAACAACGAAAGCTACTGCTGCTTCCTTGCCCTATCTAGGCTCGACTGGACGGTGCAAGAAGCCAAAAATGGATGACACTGCAGAAATGTTCAGAGAGACTCTCGTCAATCTCAATAAAAGCATGGCAGCACCCAATCCGCCCTCGCAACAAATTAACAGAAGTGACCCCGATCATTTGATTGGCCAGAGTGTCACGGCAAGTTTGCAGTCAATACAAAATAAAGTTCTGAAGCTGCGATTTAGAAAAAGATTCAGAGAATTGGTTCAGGAGTGTGAAGAGGCGATTTTTGAAGAAGTATGA